The window gatgtgtgtgtgtgtgtgtgtgtgtgtgtgtgtgtgtgtgtgggtgtgtgggtgtgtgtgtgtctgtgcacttGCACTGTAATCCTTATCCTTAAACCCAGAGTCTGGAACAGTGGTCTGAAGGGTAGTTTAGGGTAAAGATTTAAAGaatgtattgtatttgttttgaccAGTGGTGgagaaagtattcagatccttcatTTAAGTAAAAGCGCAGAAAAATGTTCCCTTGGACTGTTATACTATTATATATCATTATATTAGATTATAATCACTTATGCAttaacccactgaaacctggattggcatcattttttctgtaatgaaaaaaaaaccagcaaGTTGCTATGAATTACTtgcaaattagtaaaatgtgacaacaaaaaagcttaaaaaagagggaaagaaaattatcagaaaactagaggaaatgtccagaaaactatatttataattactataattttaaaatgatgtcaaagTAGGAATATATACACTATtttatattgattattttattcaatttttagCAATGTCCTAGgcctttttcatctttttaaaatatctattcttttccttttttgtgtgtgggccaattttcaggtaatttcccttttttttctttttttttaaaattactaatttcttgctaattttagggtcatttcttgttaagttgctatttgccttatttccatgttttttaaagagatcaagccattttgctgagttttcaaagggtaaatAAAAGCCAGATTTTACTGTTGTAGTTGGTTGAGTTGGAGCTATTGAACTATTAATAATGATTGATTTCATGATGAGAACTgatttgtttaaccagaaaccgAAATTGCTATCGACAAATCCACCCCACCCATTTCAATAAACAGTACGcctaattttaaaatgaatatggCTTTAAGGTTAGGTAAAAAATGAAGTTAACAATCATAACATTATGAACATTTTATAGTGTAAATTATGCTGAAGGTCATAGTGAGTCTGTTGgagaaaatgtctttgtcatcATCTCTAAGAATTTATAAATAATGGTTGTATCATGCAGGTTTGACAAAAGGGCTTTCATGTGTGCAGGCACCTTTATCTGCAGCTTTGCCCACtccaaacactgtgtgtgtgtgtgtgtgtgtgtgtgtgtgagagagagagagattatgtGCTGTGTCTTTGTTCCTGAGAGATATGTCACATCTGCTGATCTGTACTGACAACAAGTCTTTACTCAAAAGGTGTGGTCGTGTCTGAACTTCTCTGACCGTGGAAAACCTCAAACACTCAGTGTATTGTCCCTGAACTCTGGTGTTCTTCCTGCTGTATGTAAAGCTACTGTAGGTGACTCAGTTCACAGAACATATTTCACGACCTGTCCTGTTTGCGAGTATAGGGGTAGCTGGGCTGGAGAAGGGAAGGAAACGCAACATTCTTTCGAGGAGCTGGGTCTTTTGGATGGGAACAATCGCCgtggaagaaaaacaaggctGAAAATAGCCTCAGACTGCTCAGACACCGTGGAAGGCTACAATTCTTCTACCATCGGCCGTTTTATGCTCATATTAGGACACACAATGGAGCCGTGGAAGATGAGGTTCACTGTAAAAGGCCGATTCCGTTTTCACTCTACAGTGCTGTCTAACCATTTTCCAACATGAAATTCACGAAGCtctactttcaaaaacataatacatattgtcctaaaaacatgaaaatttgatatactttaaaaacagacattttttaaaccactACTGGctatttttaatctttgttaCAGATTGTGTTTAAGTGGAacaagatatgtttttttttgcttaaacttttaattctaaattaaatattaatttcacaTAGTAATAGCTATAGAATACAGCTGTCAACATTAACATGTTAATCGCGATGACATTAagttaatgttaatttttgtaATCACGTTAATTACTGGCCGACATTTCCATCTTTAAGAAGCTGTAACGGACTGTTTTAAAGCCAGAGTGATGATGCTGGTATCATTTGAAACTAGAAGACCAGAATTCaggaagggggctaaataacGCTCCACAGGCTAAATTTTGACAATGGGAAAACAGCATGGCCATCCCACaagggtcccttgacctctgacctccagatatctgaatgaataTGGGGTCTGTGGTAGCCACGAGTCTCcactttacagacatgcccattTTATGCTtgtcttttgcagttttttgctgtatttgagTCCTactcaagacaatctggtaagaattgctttagtTCGTCAATgtggacttcataactgttaTGTAATGCAAgatcatgaaattaaaaatatgattaaatcaTGATTAGCCATAGAAATACTGTAATTAATTATGGAGCCCTATAAGCCTTGCTCTCCCTTAACCAAAACAGAAGAGGATAGTGCTTCTGTTTTACATGGTAGCTATTGGCCAacaagcccccaggaacagcGCCGAGCTTTGAAGAGAATTTTACACAACGGGCAAACGTGGAATTACAACTCGTCGCGTAATGGAGCCCAAAAAGATCCTCAAAGACTTACATGGCAAAAGAGACATCGTAAATCATTGGATAAATCTTCTTTTTAGTGTCGCAACCCCTGCAGAACGACTGGTTTTACTATCACAATTTCATCGATTTGGTCTGCTAACATTACAAATGCTTTTAAGAGCATTTTTATCACAATTTAAGTTCTTGGAGGAATAACCAGAAGTTAGCCACTTGGCCAGTAGAAGTTGACCTCTCTACCACAGCTGGCAACAATGAGTTTAGTGCgctttgctttaaaatgtaaaaatgcagaacCACTAACACTTGAAACTTTCACATACCATCCAAAAGAACGAccttattccttttttttagcaatatttCCAAACTCAAATGCATCTTTAATCTCCCAGCTTCCATCTCAGGGGTATGGATGGAGGAATTCGGTCCAATAAGAGCTCTATTGTTCTGCCAGGCGTGGAGCTGTAGGTAGAGCTCCCCCACACAGCGAGCCTCAGTGAGCTGCTTGGTTTACCTACTTCTTGGCCGGACAGATTACTGGGCCCTGAGCTGCTTTGGATCTAGAGGCCCTGGAGGTTAATGCTGGAGAGAATGGTGAATAGGCCGGGCCTCTgtaggtgcacacacacactgctggaaTTTACagttcatgcacacacacgtatacacactGATACACTCAATCTGTTTTGGCATCTCTGGTTTCTGTTTCTGCAAAGCTCAAACTACAGCAAATCTGACCCATGGTTTACACTTGACGGCACACAGGAAACAAGAAGCAGAGCGAGGAAGGAGACAGATGGAGTAGAGACAGGGTGTTGAAATAGCTGAGATaagatttttgtaaatatttcttGATGATAATAAACGCAAAGAAACTGGCAGCGTTCGGGCACGTTCATGATGATGAGAGGTGAGACGAGGAGAATTAgattttttggttttcagcAACAGTGCGTGTCTTCTGAGATATAACAAATTCATCTCATAGTTCTGAATACGAGCAGAGATCGTAAGTTTTCTTGTGTGCATTTGATGAAACGTAGAGTTTATGTAGCCTTGAGTACGAACAGTTCTGCTTAAGTTCATGTTATCTAAACTGTGACACTGTGACGCTTGATCTCAGATGTGGTGACAGATCTCATTGTACGTGTTCCTGTTTGGTTTGAGAGCTTTCATGTGCAgctagttgtttgtttgttggagCTGCTGCCACATCCTCAGGAGAGATTGTGTTGCATGCAGCGCCTTGAGTTAAGGACCTCCTTGATAGGTAACatagaaacaaaagaaacagtaaAGAGGTCGCCAAGGTCAGGTGCATTCATCAAATAATTTGAGCGCTGAGAATGTTTTGACAACGGTAACACAAGGGCAGGCACGGATACGAGTAGGAGTAAACGTTATGGCCTTGACAGTTGACATTGGGAATTCTTCCCAGGCACGGGGCGAAACCGAGCCAAAAGTTTGTTCCATAATCGCTGCGGAGGGCGGTATCTGTGCTCGGTGGAAAGCAGCGAGGGCAGGGAGGAATTCTGAGGCGACGGGGGAGACCGGGGGAGTTTCAGAGGGAGCGGAGGGTCTTCCACTGGAATGTGCCAAGTGTTAATGCCAAGGCAATGCCGCACagtctatctctctctgtctctgtatttatttatcaatacCACTGAGGCTGTGGTCGTAAGTTTGAAATCTAACAGCAATAAAAGTTGTCGGGTGAAGTTATTTATAGTCTTATAAATTTACCATAAAGTTGTCATCTATATATCAACAAATACCTTTTGAGAGTGGACTGCTgcctaaatgtaattaaatgtgcAGTCGGTCATTTTGTCAAGTGGAGTAGGTCGTTCTGTCAGGTAGAAAATATCTATCAAAATGGACTACTGCGTGTATAAACAGCTAGAAGCTCATTCTGGATACAAATATCAGAATGGACTACCTCCTGTGCAGGTTCAAATATCTATTAGAATAGACGACAACCTGTGTAAATGTAGGCTAATCTGGAGTAGGTAATTCTTTGAGGTACAAATATCCATCAGAGCGGATGTGTTTAAGTGGGTAGAAGCTCATTTCTATCTAttgtttttgatatttcttttcttttttaaccaatttcttgctattaCTGGTGCCTTGTCTTAtaaagttgcttgttgccttctccccatgtctttaaaagaaatcaaaccaatatggttttaaggggttaattaTTGAGTTCAAGGTGATGATAGCCTGATTTTGTCACAGTTAGACAGCAATTTCCTATCTAGTTCCAGTCTTTGTACGAATATAAGTGCTGATCAGCTACTGGCAGTAGCTTTATATTTATAGGCAGTATCAGTTTTAACATCCAtctctgcaaaaatgtcaagatctTCCTTTAAGGATGATTGACTTGAAAAGGGCCTTAAATATGGATGATAGATACGAAGATGATTTAGGTTTGACAGAGAGTGCACATCTCATTAGTTCAGAGCCAATAAAGCcctgaaacagtttttaaaaagtgaacagTCATCAATCTTAGCATGAGGCTGCTTTTCTAAATTCTTGTTGACTTTATGAAATCACGCTCACAGGAGAGACTATAAATCACTCACAAAAGGGCATCAGAGATAAGACGCTCACATGCAACAGATGGGGATAAGCAATTCAGCGCTGCAGTTCAAAACCAAATGCTCATTTCTTGTCTCTTGTTTTCTATCAGGAGGCCAAAGTGAAGAAGATCATGTCAAAGAAAGAGAGGCGGGAGAAGAAGATGTTCTCCTCTAAAGATGACGAGCACTTCTTGTTAACCGGAGTCAATCTGGCTGACCGCAGAGGGTGAGGTTACACACACCATCATTTATCATCACACATGTTACTCTGTGCACtcgctgtgtttttacatgccAAACATGAAGATATGACACCTTTAACAAGATTAATTAAACTTACTTTGAAGCTGAAGTGTGTGATGTAGGATGACCACTCTTCCCAGCTTATAGCCTTGGCAAGATGCTGGAAATATCAATAAGTCCAAACTTGTAGAAAATATTTCCTCACACTTCCATCTATGcagtatttcactttttttctgagctctCAGTCTGTCAGTCCTTCATCAGAGCGTACATCAATCAACAATGAACGGGCAGGTAACAGTAACCAGTCTCAGTCTAATCACTGGTAGTATGCAGCACACCTGTGCACAACCCTGTTGGCTGAAGCTCCACCCCCTGGGAATTGTAGTTTTTCAGCATTAAATGGAGCTCTGTGAGGCATACAAATGAAAGCCATgcttcagattcagattcagaaacCTTTGTCGTCTGTCGTGACAGAAAATTGTTTTAGACGTGGCTTTACGTACCCTGCAAAACAAACTCGAACAATAAACATAGAGCAtgtgttcctttaaaaaacaacaacagaataaATACCTAATACAAAAGttgagacagaataaaaatgacaatatactTCTGTGTGCAAGGTGGCATAGTGTTTATGTAGATGTATGGATCATTATATTCATTTAAGATGTTTACGGCAGTTGAAATGAAGGagtttttatcagtgtttttcttggcCAAGGGGACTTTACAGCAGCGACCTtgttttaaaacaccaaaatactaAAGAAAAGTTTTGCCTATAGAAATCTTATCATATGGccattttgataaataaatgacattCTCTGTGATGGTTTCTCTGCATTGGATTGTTGAGGTGATAACTTTTTAACAACTATATGTGACTGCACTCAAAATATTGGGGTCGCCACTAGCATTATAAATGTATGTCACCGAGGTAGTTCTGGTTCATGTCAGTGTAAGTGGGATATACTGAGTGGTGGTTACCAGCCAAGTGTGTagagtaaaaatatttacaaatttgATCAGAAATAATGGAGTCATGTCCAGCCACTTATATTTGTTTATACTTCAGTCACAATTTCACTTGCCAGCAGTTATTAGCTTCTGGACCCTTTGAGGAAGCGGAACATGTGTGAAAAGGAAAACCTAAATTAGTCACATTAGTCTGTGACAAAGAACCGGGAATTCCAATGTAATGGTTTGCTGTACCTCACCCAGTCAGTTCTATGTATAATTAAGGTGTAAGAGGTCAGCTGGTTATTTAATATGCTGAAATCTTGTGCAACAGGATAGTTCACCTCCAattcaaaaacaatatatataaaaactaatatttttaGTCCCTCTGTGTCATTCCAGTGATTTTAAAGCAGATTTTAACAATGCTATTTAGACTGttgctgtctttcagtgtgaggctgtgaagaaaaacacagcagactctaaattaagaagaaagaaaagtggtttgctgctgagtttttaaaatatattttcttgtcacttaaAGCACCACAAGTCAAGTGCTATTTAGCTCAATGGCCATAAAAGGGGTTTTATTGGGTCTCAATGAAATAACCAATAAACAAAATCACCACATTAAGCGCGCGGGTATTAGGTGATCATTAAGCATGCAAAAACTCTGAGACGAAAAACACAGAACTGTCCTGTTGCAGGTGATCAAGCCGAGCGGTGttctttaatcctttgaaatctgagcaaattggattgatttctttgaaaaacatgggagtAAAGCAATGATCGACAAAAGAAGAATTtacccaaatattagcaagaaatttgtgaaaagtacaagacagtgagaaaaaattagtaaaacaaatcaaaacaaacataaaaaaaagttaaaataaagtttaaaaaacaaggaaattacttggaaaaagcactcaaaattacaataattttgtaacaattttaaatatgcaactATGGTCATTATAtagttttcccctagctttttaaaaaatctatttttttaaatctataaattctttcaatttgtggagcatttcttaccgagttgctcattacctcttttcccatgtttttgaaagaaattgtatCAATTCGCTCTGGGGTCAAAggttaaacacttgtgaaaggcatctgaaagcagcacaaaaaagtaatgttgctacaggttccaaagggttaatattctcTCCACTTAGGTTTTCACAAAATCACCCTCAAACAGAACAGCAAAGATGTCTCAAAGGGGCCGAGTGACCAGAGTGTCCTCTCTTAAGCCCTCAGAAAGGGCGTCATCACATCCTGATAGACCCAGAGGGGAAATACACCGAGCTGCTCTCTGTTCTTCATCAGGAATCTGTCTCCACACCCTCAACAACAGGTGATCTGAATAACCCTCCAGTCAACTCAGGAGTATTGAAACATTCAGCTGAAATTACTTTGGAAGAGAGTGGTTCAGAAGAGAAAAAGTCACGGTCTCAAATTATGGcacaacagcacaacaacacatttGCAGTGAAACCTGGGATGTGTCAAGCCACAACAAAACgtttatttaaacacaaacGGTGGTGTGTTGAACACCCTGCTGCCAAAGTAAGAgtggagtaaaaacaaaaacatcaatgtaTAATAAGTAATGAGCTACtagaactttatttatattaaaatcgCTGTTGACTGGGTACACCTCTGACACATCCACCAAATGGGAGAAAACATACCCCAAAGTCTGTTGCACCCTGTTTCACAGCATTCTCAGAAAACACAACGTTCAACCAggaaacagcagcaaaatggTGCGCATCGTTTTGAGAGTGAACGTGCCCCTGTCCTGCAGTTGCCAAAAGGCTAAATAGCTGGTGCACTATCATAGGACCAAAAAGTCCATAATAACAGATCAGAAATAAATACTTTCTTTATTCAAACACTCTATTGTATATCGGCCACCATCAATTCGAGTGTACCTAGAAGTTTTGTTGTGTCGAGCACACCTAAGGAGGGTAAAAATAGAGAAACCCAAAAAGCACCTGAACAAGGACCAGACATCACTACGATTTATATCCTCAACATTCAGCAactctcaccaaaacaatctagatttataAACAGCACcaacggtaaaaaaaaataaaaaagtatctttgattttggggttttaagtttatgcttttttttttttattaaaaggtcCCACAAGAAAATTAAGGACGATgagaaggagaaggaaaagaaagaaaagccagAGAAGGGCCACTGTTTCTGGGAGAGCGTTACCACGACAATGAGGCAGATCTCACCCACCAAAAAACCAGAGAAGATGGAGGGCTGGGAGCCGCCTCACCTTGAGAACTTAACTGAGACCGTCAATGACGAAGCCCCGGAGGACAAGAGCCAGAAACAGGACTCACCGGTGTCCTTCCCCGACTCTTTCAGCCTCCCTCTGGAGCTGGCCTCCTGGGCAGGCCGTGGTTTTGAGGAGGACTCCTCCCGCTATGCTAATCTGTCGGACTCCAAGGATTCAACAGCTGCCGTCAGGTGGACGGCACGTGCCAAAGTCAAGCTGGCTGGCATCAGCAGGATGAGCAGAGGGATTGTGTCAGAAAGCTCTTGGGAGGGGTTCAAGTAGGAGCCATTTTTACCTCCGACGCCCCTCCCTCCTCACCTGTGTACCATCTTTAAGGAGGATGCTGAACCAAATATCTGCTAGTCTAGTTCTGGACGACACTGGTGGTAATGTCAGCTGGTATTGATATGCTGTTGTAAAGTCCCAAACATACCACATCCAGTCTGTtcttattgttttatcttttaaagtCCTTAAAGACAATATCAGTCAGTtttatcaaagtttttttttttttttttggcaatgtttGAATCACTGACATAAACTGtaaatcacaacaaataaaagcctTAAACTACTGTATCATTATAACTGTGATATGCACTGGTGTGGCATTAAGACATTTTGAGATTGAGattagtgattttttaaaaaactatataattattGAGTCTGTCAGTGGTAGAGAATCAATGAAGAATATGCAAATCTGCTACTGCAGACCTGTTTTCACTTCCTTTCTATCTATGCATCTGAGTGAACAATGTGACTCTGGAGCCTTAATTTATATATCTAAAATGGgcttaaaagaatacttcattccacaaatgaccatttgtagcCTAAATCAATCACTCAACCTCTGTTATGTTGAATTTCTTGAAGAAAATCTCCTTTTACTTTCATTCctccagtgaacaaagaatccataAGAATCCATACAGGGATCATGTGGGGGCAATAAATCTAAGCAGCCCCCACGGCGTTCAtaaattgatatattttttaaatc is drawn from Plectropomus leopardus isolate mb chromosome 16, YSFRI_Pleo_2.0, whole genome shotgun sequence and contains these coding sequences:
- the si:ch211-225h24.2 gene encoding si:ch211-225h24.2 isoform X2, with product MFKKSKSKVLVDYASEEDDMSWHYHHSYKEAKVKKIMSKKERREKKMFSSKDDEHFLLTGVNLADRRGSHKKIKDDEKEKEKKEKPEKGHCFWESVTTTMRQISPTKKPEKMEGWEPPHLENLTETVNDEAPEDKSQKQDSPVSFPDSFSLPLELASWAGRGFEEDSSRYANLSDSKDSTAAVRWTARAKVKLAGISRMSRGIVSESSWEGFK
- the si:ch211-225h24.2 gene encoding si:ch211-225h24.2 isoform X1; amino-acid sequence: MFKKSKSKVLVDYASEEDDMSWHYHHSYKDKDIEGEEEEEEAVTAVSKEAKVKKIMSKKERREKKMFSSKDDEHFLLTGVNLADRRGSHKKIKDDEKEKEKKEKPEKGHCFWESVTTTMRQISPTKKPEKMEGWEPPHLENLTETVNDEAPEDKSQKQDSPVSFPDSFSLPLELASWAGRGFEEDSSRYANLSDSKDSTAAVRWTARAKVKLAGISRMSRGIVSESSWEGFK